A stretch of Halichondria panicea chromosome 1, odHalPani1.1, whole genome shotgun sequence DNA encodes these proteins:
- the LOC135330965 gene encoding histone-lysine N-methyltransferase PRDM9-like, translated as MQAWAKSTRESSSSEDDGLCPYERKRLENIKRNNEMLKQLGFTVKPAKPAQKRRTKRKEINYIPSCSSSSDSEEEWSPEKEVLAMRPKRRGAAVYTKLPFGNKEKVQIMQTISTQVEKRFDKVLNPKKKPKYKPKPSKIPRPKPVQPKPLPSYFDSDSSEGEFLGFEAAKVTQEIPEFGRKELELRARMEKLLADSENEEEFIGFTQEDIGATLIPAQFSTMRSYPKRHKTRKHYEEDVISDEDEYVFCEDCNEVYHGDCPVHGPLGKLDVSAGQDQDSVMFTTVPVPSEATIKMSAIPEAGLGVFAKKLIPRHTRVGPYEGKRLSVEDMDMVDDTSYIWEIRKDKQKAYYIDGRNADDSNWLRFVNCARCEDEQNMVAYQHCGEIYYRTFKDVQPGQELLVWYGEEYAEDLGIGLLPLKNKVTTSKYNRLSSTLERSTPTNSATKKPGHDTKNKHCCTYCSYQTAISGNLKLHIRTHTGEKPYNCHVCGRGFSMKHSLDSHLRTHTGEKPYNCHVCGRGFSRKQNLDSHLRTHTGEKPYNCHVCGRGFRVKHHLDGHLHTHTGEKPYVCEVCGWRFSTNSNMNKHIRTLHSA; from the exons ATGCAAGCGTGGGCCAAGAGTACAAGAGAGAGCAGCAGCTCTGAGGATGACGGACTCTGTCCCTATGAGAGAAAACGTCTGGAAAATATAAAGAGAAATAATGAAATGCTCAAACAGCTTG GTTTTACGGTCAAACCTGCTAAACCAGCTCAAAAGCGGCGTACGAAAAGGAAGGAAATAAACTACATACCTAGCTGCTCTAGTAGCTCTGATTCTGAGGAGGAATGGAGCCCTGAGAAGGAGGTACTAGCTATGAGGCCAAAGCGTCGAGGTGCTGCCGTTTATACTAAGCTGCCATTCGGGAACAAAGAGAAGGTTCAAATTATGCAGACCATCAGTACACAAGTG GAAAAGCGATTTGACAAAGTTCTCAATCCAAAGAAGAAGCCCAAATACAAGCCAAAGCCATCGAAAATCCCTCGTCCCAAACCAGTTCAACCTAAACCACTACCGAGCTATTTCGATAGTGACTCCTCTGAAGGGGAATTTCTCGGGTTTGAAGCTGCCAAGGTGACACAGGAGATACCAGAGTTTGGGCGCAAGGAGTTAGAGTTAAGAGCAAGGATGGAGAAGTTGTTGGCTGATAGTGAGAATGAGGAGGAGTTCATTGGCTTCACACAAGAAGATAT AGGTGCTACCCTTATACCTGCTCAATTCTCCACCATGCGCTCCTATCCCAAGAGACACAAGACACGCAAACATTATGAGGAGGATGTCATATCTGATGAGGACGAATATGTCT TTTGTGAGGATTGCAATGAAGTGTACCATGGTGACTGCCCTGTTCATGGACCCTTGGGGAAATTAGACGTATCCGCTGGCCAAGACCAGGACTCAGTTATGTTCACCACCGTCCCTGTACCATCCGAAGCAACTATCAAGATGTCAGCAATCCCTGAAGCTGGTCTTGGGGTGTTTGCCAAGAAACTTATTCCTCGTCATACCAGAGTAGGTCCGTATGAGGGGAAACGATTGTCAGTGGAAGATATGGACATGGTTGATGACACAAGCTATATCTGGGAG ATTCGCAAGGATAAGCAAAAGGCCTATTATATTGACGGGAGAAACGCTGATGATTCCAATTGGCTCAGATTTGTAAATTGTGCAAG ATGTGAAGATGAGCAAAACATGGTTGCTTATCAGCATTGTGGAGAGATCTATTATCGTACCTTCAAAGACGTTCAGCCTGGACAAGAACTGCTCGTATGGTATGGAGAAGAATACGCTGAAGACCTGGGAATTGGATTGCTGCCTCTGAAGA ATAAGGTAACTACCTCCAAGTACAATAGATTATCTTCAACACTGGAAAGATCTACACCAACAAACTCTGCTACTAAGAAGCCCGGTCATGATACAAAGAACAAACATTGTTGTACCTACTGCTCCTACCAAACTGCTATTAGTGGGAATCTTAAACTCCACATTCGAACTCACACTGGAGAGAAACCCTACAACTGTCATGTATGTGGGCGGGGATTCAGTATGAAGCACAGCCTGGATAGCCAtttacgcacacacactggagaGAAACCCTACAACTGCCATGTATGTGGGCGGGGATTCAGTCGGAAGCAAAACCTGGATAGCCAtttacgcacacacactggagaGAAACCCTACAACTGCCATGTATGTGGGCGGGGATTCCGTGTGAAGCACCACCTGGATGGACATTTACACACTCACACTGGAGAGAAACCCTAtgtctgtgaggtgtgtggatgGAGATTCAGTACGAACTCAAACATGAACAAACACATCAGAACCCTGCACTCAgcatag